A single genomic interval of bacterium harbors:
- the gatA gene encoding Asp-tRNA(Asn)/Glu-tRNA(Gln) amidotransferase subunit GatA, with product MAEPLHTLGARAAAERVRRGELSAAALTDAALARTAATEPTIGAFLTVCADEARAAAAEIDRRVAAGDDPGPLAGVPVGVKDIICTAGVRTTAASRILEHFVPAYDATVVERLRRAGAIVAGKVNCDEFAMGSSCENSALGTTRNPWDPARVAGGSSGGSAAAVASAACPVTLGTDTGGSIRLPAAFCGVVGIKPTYGRVSRYGVMAFASTLDQVGPLGRDVADTALVLGAIAGHDPRDATSSPRAVPNFVAAVEEGVRGLRLGLPREYFAAGLQPDVERAVRDTIRALEAAGASVTDVSLPHTEYAVATYYLVSSAEASSNLARYDGVRYGLRVEDAGGLGAMYAATRDAGFGAEVKRRIMLGTYALSAGYYDAFYGKAQQVRTLIRRDFEAALAGCDALVSPVAPSTAFRLGERLDDPLAMYLSDVLTLAVPLAGLPALSVPCGLDAAGLPIGFQVIGRAWDEATCFRVAGAVEASGVWTPRSPLP from the coding sequence GTGGCCGAGCCGCTCCACACCCTCGGCGCCCGCGCGGCGGCCGAACGCGTCCGGCGCGGCGAGCTCTCCGCCGCCGCCCTGACCGACGCCGCTCTGGCCCGCACCGCCGCCACCGAGCCGACGATCGGCGCGTTCCTCACCGTGTGCGCCGACGAGGCCCGCGCCGCGGCCGCCGAGATCGACCGCCGCGTCGCCGCCGGCGACGACCCGGGCCCGCTCGCCGGCGTCCCCGTCGGCGTCAAGGACATCATCTGCACCGCCGGTGTCCGGACGACCGCCGCGTCGCGCATCCTCGAGCACTTCGTGCCGGCATACGACGCGACCGTGGTCGAGCGCCTGCGCCGCGCCGGCGCGATCGTCGCCGGCAAGGTCAACTGCGACGAGTTCGCGATGGGCTCGTCGTGCGAGAACTCCGCGCTCGGCACGACGCGCAACCCGTGGGACCCGGCGCGCGTCGCCGGCGGCTCGTCGGGCGGCTCCGCCGCCGCGGTCGCGTCGGCCGCCTGCCCGGTCACGCTCGGCACCGACACCGGCGGCTCGATCCGCCTGCCGGCCGCGTTCTGCGGGGTCGTCGGCATCAAGCCGACCTACGGGCGCGTGTCGCGCTACGGCGTCATGGCCTTCGCCTCGACGCTCGATCAGGTGGGCCCGCTGGGACGCGACGTCGCCGACACGGCGCTCGTCCTCGGGGCGATCGCCGGCCACGACCCGCGCGACGCCACCAGCAGCCCGCGCGCGGTGCCGAACTTCGTCGCCGCCGTCGAGGAAGGCGTCCGCGGGCTGCGGCTCGGCCTGCCGCGCGAGTACTTCGCCGCCGGCCTCCAGCCCGACGTCGAGCGCGCCGTGCGCGACACGATCCGCGCGCTCGAGGCCGCGGGCGCCAGCGTCACCGACGTCTCCCTGCCCCACACCGAGTACGCGGTGGCCACCTACTACCTCGTGTCGAGCGCCGAGGCGTCGTCGAACCTCGCGCGCTACGACGGCGTGCGCTACGGGCTGCGCGTCGAGGACGCGGGCGGCCTCGGCGCGATGTACGCCGCCACCCGCGACGCCGGCTTCGGCGCCGAGGTGAAGCGCCGGATCATGCTCGGCACCTACGCGCTGTCGGCCGGCTACTACGACGCCTTCTACGGCAAGGCACAGCAGGTACGGACGCTGATCCGGCGCGACTTCGAGGCCGCCCTCGCCGGTTGCGACGCGCTCGTCTCGCCGGTGGCGCCGTCCACCGCGTTCCGTCTCGGCGAGCGGCTCGACGACCCGCTCGCGATGTACCTCTCCGACGTGCTCACGCTCGCCGTCCCGCTCGCCGGGCTTCCCGCCCTGTCGGTGCCCTGCGGCCTCGACGCCGCGGGCCTGCCGATCGGCTTCCAGGTGATCGGCCGCGCCTGGGACGAGGCCACCTGCTTCCGCGTCGCGGGCGCCGTCGAGGCGAGCGGCGTGTGGACGCCGCGGAGCCCGCTGCCGTGA
- the gatC gene encoding Asp-tRNA(Asn)/Glu-tRNA(Gln) amidotransferase subunit GatC, whose amino-acid sequence MALTLDEVRQVAALARLRLEPDEETRLTADLDHILDAFTRLAALDTTGVEPTAHVDPESAPLRDDAVTNPEAPDALFEGAPARSGRLFRVPRIIE is encoded by the coding sequence GTGGCCCTCACCCTGGACGAGGTCCGGCAGGTCGCCGCCCTGGCCCGGCTGCGACTCGAGCCCGACGAGGAGACCCGTCTCACCGCCGATCTCGACCACATCCTCGACGCCTTCACGCGCCTCGCGGCGCTCGACACCACCGGCGTCGAGCCCACCGCCCACGTCGACCCCGAATCGGCGCCGCTGCGGGACGATGCCGTCACCAACCCCGAGGCGCCGGACGCGCTGTTCGAGGGCGCCCCGGCCCGCTCCGGGCGCCTCTTCCGCGTCCCCCGCATCATCGAATAG
- a CDS encoding TIGR03618 family F420-dependent PPOX class oxidoreductase gives MVTRRRVLGTALGALVTPPFAAAADERTNARASGPAVEGRSITPAVAAFLGRPLASQLVTLNTKGDPQITMMWFRYEDGGLLFTTTTKRIKFRNQQRDPRAAFCAADPADMYRWVTVTGTLSIDGRDPRAFYRGLAERYLAPDALAAWQARVAAEGGMDDRTVLRLTPKRVRAMGLG, from the coding sequence ATGGTCACGCGTCGCAGGGTCCTCGGGACCGCGCTCGGGGCGCTCGTCACGCCGCCGTTCGCCGCGGCCGCGGACGAGCGCACGAACGCCCGTGCGAGCGGACCGGCGGTCGAGGGACGCTCGATCACCCCCGCCGTCGCCGCGTTCCTCGGCCGCCCGCTCGCGTCGCAGCTCGTGACGCTCAACACCAAGGGCGACCCGCAGATCACGATGATGTGGTTCCGCTACGAGGACGGCGGGCTGCTCTTCACCACCACGACGAAGCGGATCAAGTTCCGCAACCAGCAGCGCGACCCGCGGGCCGCGTTCTGCGCGGCCGACCCCGCCGACATGTACCGCTGGGTGACCGTCACCGGCACGCTGTCGATCGACGGCCGCGACCCGCGCGCGTTCTATCGCGGGCTGGCGGAGCGCTATCTCGCGCCGGACGCGCTGGCCGCATGGCAGGCCCGCGTCGCGGCCGAGGGCGGCATGGACGATCGCACGGTGCTGCGTCTCACGCCGAAGCGTGTCCGCGCGATGGGCCTCGGCTGA
- a CDS encoding YraN family protein, producing MDGRRELGQRGEALAAEFLRARDWVIVARNYRCRLGEIDLVALDGPTLVFVEVRSRSGERLGTPLESVDPRKQARVARVARHFVATRGYADRDARFDVVGIRFDREPPAVEHVAGAFELRD from the coding sequence GTGGACGGGCGGCGGGAGCTGGGGCAGCGCGGCGAGGCGCTCGCGGCCGAGTTCCTGCGCGCGCGCGACTGGGTGATCGTGGCTCGCAACTATCGCTGCCGACTCGGTGAGATCGACCTCGTGGCGCTCGACGGCCCGACGCTGGTCTTCGTCGAGGTGCGCAGCCGCAGCGGCGAGCGTCTCGGCACCCCGCTCGAGTCGGTCGACCCGCGCAAGCAGGCGCGGGTGGCGCGGGTCGCCCGCCACTTCGTCGCGACCCGTGGCTACGCCGACCGCGACGCGCGCTTCGACGTCGTCGGCATCCGCTTCGACCGCGAGCCGCCCGCGGTCGAGCACGTGGCCGGCGCGTTCGAGCTGCGAGACTAG
- a CDS encoding patatin-like phospholipase family protein, which produces MTPGAARRRPGRTLGLVLSGGGARGAFQVGVYERLLEDERFAGGPAVLSGTSAGGINAALIAAGRSPQEMLRFWRALADDPPVVASRLFFDGVLRAIVSLALEEGRRWISGPGPLRAFLQRLRNHLSPAPGEVVALWVEYLLTARFELVSRLLERIQEPYLADTAPLRARLVEEFGGERVPNRGVRLAINTVDANTGQVVRFVGAPSPATDSPDYVVVDAITVDMVLASASIPLLFPPVQIGEHLCWDGGLLVNTPLAPVVSLGADEIVTVLVTEPAEQGARGLAHFGRAVERSVDSFLENAYNIDRKLLLERNRVARLQGGPYRAVTLYEAVRPARDACFSAGSYLYFERSVLGAMYEAGRRAGAAWLATGPRVDHLDEPAPALAPGA; this is translated from the coding sequence ATGACGCCGGGAGCGGCGCGACGGCGGCCGGGGCGCACCCTCGGGCTCGTCCTGTCCGGCGGCGGTGCGCGCGGCGCGTTCCAGGTCGGCGTCTACGAGCGCCTGCTCGAGGACGAGCGCTTCGCCGGCGGGCCGGCGGTGTTGTCGGGCACCTCGGCGGGCGGCATCAACGCCGCGCTCATCGCCGCCGGCCGCAGCCCGCAGGAGATGCTGCGCTTCTGGCGCGCGCTCGCCGACGACCCGCCGGTGGTCGCGAGCCGTCTCTTCTTCGACGGGGTGCTGCGCGCCATCGTCTCGCTCGCGCTCGAGGAGGGGCGCCGGTGGATCAGCGGGCCCGGCCCGCTGCGTGCGTTCCTCCAGCGCCTGCGCAACCATCTCTCCCCGGCGCCGGGCGAGGTCGTGGCGTTGTGGGTCGAGTACCTCCTCACCGCACGCTTCGAGCTCGTGAGCCGCTTGCTGGAGCGCATCCAGGAGCCGTACCTGGCCGACACCGCGCCGCTGCGCGCGCGGCTGGTGGAGGAGTTCGGCGGCGAGCGGGTCCCGAACCGCGGCGTGCGGCTCGCGATCAACACGGTCGACGCCAACACCGGGCAGGTCGTGCGCTTCGTCGGCGCACCGTCGCCGGCCACGGACTCGCCGGACTACGTGGTCGTCGACGCCATCACCGTCGACATGGTCCTCGCGAGCGCGAGCATCCCGCTGCTGTTCCCGCCGGTGCAGATCGGCGAGCACCTGTGCTGGGACGGTGGTCTACTCGTGAACACGCCGCTCGCCCCGGTCGTCAGCCTCGGCGCCGACGAGATCGTCACCGTGCTGGTGACCGAGCCGGCGGAGCAGGGCGCGCGCGGCCTCGCGCACTTCGGCCGCGCGGTGGAGCGATCCGTCGACAGCTTTCTCGAGAACGCCTACAACATCGACCGCAAGCTGCTCCTGGAGCGCAACCGCGTCGCCCGCCTCCAGGGCGGTCCGTACCGCGCGGTCACCCTCTACGAGGCCGTGCGTCCCGCGCGCGACGCCTGCTTCAGCGCCGGCTCGTATCTCTACTTCGAGCGCAGCGTGCTGGGGGCGATGTACGAGGCGGGACGCCGCGCCGGGGCGGCGTGGCTCGCGACGGGGCCGCGCGTCGACCACCTCGACGAGCCCGCGCCGGCGCTGGCGCCGGGCGCCTGA
- a CDS encoding beta-propeller fold lactonase family protein, giving the protein MGSRRGARRVGALVAALVVGWAAAAAAQSPSGAFVNFESGHTRPLALSPDGNRLFAVNTPDNRLAIYDVGAGGLTLVGEVPVGLEPVAVAARTNTEVWVVNHLSDSISIVQVNAGNPALSRVVRTILTCDEPRDIVFAGTSGNRAFVTSARRGQNCTVAANLTTAGTGRAVVQVWDATNLGSSLGGTPIASLALFTDTPRALARTPDGSRVYAAGFHTGNRTTAIVEPTVTSGGGLPPNPPGSTPGRPNTGLIVKFNGTNWVDEINRNWNSRVPFSLPDRDVFIIDANAGTPALVPAPNNVQGVGTVIFNMAVRPGGSNRLYVSNTEARNQVRFEPRINNTWGVQGHIAESRITVVNGTTPTARHLNPHIDYTCVPPGCISPQSERDQTLAFPTDMVFSSDGARLYVAGLGSGKVGIFDAAALEAGTITPLTKTLVQVGQGPSGVVLDEARNRLYVMNRISHDLSIVANASTPASAFESAVVPLRYDPSPAFARDGRIFLYDALGTSGHGDSACASCHIFGDFDSLAWDLGDPFGAVVPNPNPFLIGTGGPFHPMKGPMTTQTLRGMAGAGPMHWRGDRTGGSVGGDPLDEDLAFKEFNPAFVGLLGRATELTHDEMQSFTDFILSVVFPPNPIRALDNAPTAQEAQGENLFLTRVTDAGALTCVSCHRLPFGTDGSSTFEGETQEFKVAHQRNLYQKVGMFGASGEQVRGFGFLHDGSVPTIQGFVASAIFQNLNLTEERAIEAFLLAHDTGLAPVVGQQVSIDSTSWNGVSFVNRINLLLARADAGECDVVVKGNIGGEARGGVYAGGNSFRLDRHADGLVSVTTMRGFAQTAGQEITFTAVPPGTGTRIGIDRDLDGVFDRRELDCATDPANAADFPPTLSGACNVVTTTTTSTTTTTITATTSTTTTTVLVTTTSTTTSTTVTSTTTTTVTTTTSTSTTTTTVPPAPFVLVQTTQLALKDRVNPPLPAARKLNFKSDTRKDGPANRIVVPGRVSAGDPTLGGATLVVYNANGSGEAVTIPLPASGWAAYDSSPTPKGYRFKGSDPNGPVSRVILKADQIKIKGGKSNFAYTLDEASQGRMAIRLQLGSATPWCAAAGAKNANNDVAGRFTAASRTPAPPSCPSL; this is encoded by the coding sequence ATGGGAAGCCGTCGAGGGGCGCGGCGCGTCGGGGCACTGGTCGCGGCGCTGGTCGTGGGTTGGGCTGCAGCTGCGGCCGCACAGTCGCCGAGTGGAGCATTCGTCAACTTCGAGAGCGGGCATACGCGACCGCTCGCGCTGTCGCCGGACGGCAACCGCCTGTTCGCGGTCAACACGCCCGACAACCGGCTCGCGATCTACGACGTCGGCGCGGGCGGCCTGACGCTCGTCGGCGAGGTCCCGGTCGGTCTCGAGCCCGTCGCGGTCGCGGCGCGCACGAACACCGAGGTCTGGGTCGTGAACCACCTCTCGGACAGCATCAGCATCGTGCAGGTGAACGCCGGCAACCCGGCGCTCTCGCGCGTCGTGCGCACCATCCTCACCTGCGACGAGCCGCGCGACATCGTCTTCGCCGGCACCAGCGGCAACCGCGCCTTCGTCACCAGCGCGCGGCGCGGCCAGAACTGCACCGTGGCGGCCAACCTCACGACCGCCGGCACCGGACGCGCGGTCGTGCAGGTCTGGGACGCGACCAACCTCGGCAGCAGCCTCGGCGGCACGCCGATCGCCTCCCTGGCGCTCTTCACCGACACCCCGCGCGCGCTCGCGCGCACGCCCGACGGCTCCCGCGTCTATGCGGCCGGCTTCCACACCGGCAACCGCACGACGGCGATCGTCGAGCCGACGGTCACGAGCGGCGGCGGTCTGCCGCCGAACCCGCCCGGCTCGACGCCCGGCCGCCCCAACACCGGCCTCATCGTCAAGTTCAACGGCACGAACTGGGTCGACGAGATCAACCGCAACTGGAACTCGCGGGTGCCGTTCTCGCTGCCCGACCGCGACGTCTTCATCATCGACGCCAACGCGGGAACGCCGGCGCTGGTCCCGGCGCCGAACAACGTCCAGGGCGTCGGCACCGTCATCTTCAACATGGCCGTCCGTCCGGGCGGCTCGAACCGGCTCTACGTCAGCAACACCGAGGCGCGGAACCAGGTGCGCTTCGAGCCGCGCATCAACAACACGTGGGGCGTGCAGGGCCACATCGCCGAGAGCCGTATCACGGTGGTGAACGGCACCACGCCGACGGCGCGGCATCTCAATCCGCACATCGACTACACCTGCGTGCCGCCGGGCTGCATCTCGCCGCAGTCCGAGCGCGACCAGACCCTGGCCTTCCCGACCGACATGGTCTTCTCGAGCGACGGCGCACGTCTCTACGTCGCCGGCCTCGGCTCGGGCAAGGTCGGCATCTTCGACGCGGCGGCGCTCGAGGCCGGCACCATCACGCCGCTCACGAAGACGCTGGTCCAGGTGGGGCAGGGGCCGAGCGGCGTCGTGCTCGACGAGGCGCGCAACCGCCTCTACGTCATGAACCGCATCAGCCACGACCTCTCGATCGTGGCGAACGCGTCGACGCCGGCGTCGGCGTTCGAGTCGGCCGTCGTGCCGCTGCGCTACGATCCGTCGCCGGCGTTCGCGCGTGACGGCCGCATCTTCCTCTACGACGCCCTGGGCACGTCGGGCCACGGCGACTCGGCCTGCGCGAGCTGCCACATCTTCGGCGACTTCGACAGCCTGGCGTGGGACCTCGGCGATCCCTTCGGCGCCGTGGTGCCGAACCCGAACCCGTTCCTGATCGGCACGGGCGGCCCGTTCCATCCGATGAAGGGCCCGATGACGACGCAGACCCTGCGCGGCATGGCGGGCGCCGGGCCGATGCACTGGCGCGGCGATCGCACCGGCGGCAGCGTCGGCGGCGATCCGCTGGACGAGGATCTCGCGTTCAAGGAGTTCAACCCGGCGTTCGTCGGCCTCCTCGGCCGCGCGACGGAGCTCACGCACGACGAGATGCAGTCCTTCACCGACTTCATCCTGAGCGTCGTGTTCCCGCCGAACCCGATCCGCGCGCTCGACAACGCGCCCACCGCCCAGGAGGCGCAGGGCGAGAACCTGTTCCTCACCCGCGTTACGGACGCCGGCGCGCTCACGTGCGTCAGCTGCCACCGGCTGCCGTTCGGCACCGACGGCTCCTCGACGTTCGAGGGCGAGACCCAGGAGTTCAAGGTCGCCCACCAGCGCAACCTCTATCAGAAGGTCGGCATGTTCGGGGCCTCCGGCGAGCAGGTCCGCGGCTTCGGCTTCCTGCACGACGGCTCGGTGCCGACCATCCAAGGCTTCGTCGCCAGCGCGATCTTCCAGAACCTGAACCTCACCGAGGAGCGCGCCATCGAGGCGTTCCTGCTCGCGCACGACACCGGGCTCGCCCCGGTCGTCGGCCAGCAGGTGTCGATCGACTCGACCAGCTGGAACGGCGTCTCCTTCGTGAACCGCATCAACCTGCTCCTGGCCCGTGCGGACGCCGGGGAGTGCGACGTCGTCGTCAAGGGCAACATCGGGGGCGAAGCCCGCGGCGGCGTCTACGCCGGCGGCAACAGCTTCCGCCTCGATCGGCACGCCGACGGGCTCGTCTCCGTGACCACGATGCGCGGCTTCGCCCAGACCGCCGGCCAGGAGATCACGTTCACGGCCGTGCCGCCGGGGACCGGGACGCGTATCGGCATCGATCGTGACCTCGACGGCGTCTTCGATCGTCGTGAGCTCGACTGCGCCACCGACCCCGCCAACGCGGCGGACTTCCCACCGACGTTGAGCGGCGCGTGCAACGTCGTGACGACGACGACGACCAGCACCACGACCACGACGATCACGGCCACGACCTCGACCACCACGACGACCGTCCTCGTGACGACGACGTCGACGACGACCAGCACCACCGTCACGTCGACCACCACGACGACGGTCACGACCACGACGAGCACCAGCACGACCACCACGACCGTGCCGCCAGCGCCCTTCGTCCTCGTCCAGACGACGCAGCTGGCGCTGAAGGATCGCGTCAACCCGCCGCTGCCGGCGGCGCGCAAGCTGAACTTCAAGTCCGATACCCGCAAGGACGGGCCGGCGAACCGCATCGTGGTTCCGGGCCGCGTCTCGGCGGGCGATCCCACGCTCGGCGGTGCGACCCTCGTCGTCTACAACGCGAACGGCAGCGGTGAGGCGGTCACGATCCCGCTGCCCGCGAGCGGCTGGGCGGCCTACGACAGCTCCCCGACGCCGAAGGGCTACCGCTTCAAGGGCAGCGACCCGAACGGGCCGGTGTCGCGCGTCATCCTCAAGGCCGACCAGATCAAGATCAAGGGCGGCAAATCGAACTTCGCCTACACGCTCGACGAGGCGTCGCAGGGCCGCATGGCGATCCGTCTCCAGCTCGGCAGCGCGACGCCGTGGTGTGCGGCGGCGGGCGCGAAGAACGCGAACAACGACGTGGCCGGCCGCTTCACCGCGGCGTCGCGCACGCCGGCTCCGCCGAGCTGCCCGAGCCTCTGA
- the gatB gene encoding Asp-tRNA(Asn)/Glu-tRNA(Gln) amidotransferase subunit GatB, whose protein sequence is MLDGYEAVIGLEVHAELLTASKIFCGCSARFGAPPNTNVCPVCLGMPGVLPVLNRRVVEFAIRAGLATGCTIAEHSRFARKNYFYPDLSKGYQISMYEQPLCVGGGLDVVVEGVARRIGLTRIHMEEDTGKNIHDAHAAGSLVDFNRGGVPLLEIVSEPDMRSPAEAGAYLRALRSILQYLEICDGNMEEGSFRCDANCSVRRIGDRTLGTKVEIKNMNSFRNVERAVDFELARQVQALQQGEALHQETRLWDPDRSETRSMRSKESAHDYRYFPEPDLRPLVVDAAWVDAVRAALPELPPARRQRFEAAHGLSAYDADVLTQRKDVADYFEAMVAAGAGAKDAANWITTELLRIVREQKLDDALVIREWPIAPTRLAALARLVEGGTINRNTAKGLLPRLLGTDVDPAALVAAEGLAQVSDRDALDRAVRDVLARHPEQVEQFRSGKEKVLGFLVGQVMKTTGGKANPQVVQQLLRAALSS, encoded by the coding sequence ATCCTCGACGGCTACGAGGCCGTCATCGGGCTCGAGGTCCACGCCGAGCTGCTGACGGCGTCGAAGATCTTCTGCGGCTGCTCGGCCCGGTTCGGCGCACCGCCGAACACCAACGTCTGCCCCGTCTGCCTCGGCATGCCCGGCGTGCTGCCCGTGCTGAACCGCCGCGTCGTCGAGTTCGCGATCCGCGCCGGGCTCGCCACCGGCTGCACGATCGCCGAGCACTCGCGCTTCGCGCGCAAGAACTACTTCTACCCGGACCTCTCGAAGGGCTATCAGATCAGCATGTACGAGCAGCCGCTGTGCGTCGGCGGCGGCCTCGACGTGGTGGTCGAGGGGGTCGCGCGCCGCATCGGCCTCACCCGCATCCACATGGAGGAGGATACCGGGAAGAACATCCACGACGCGCACGCGGCGGGCAGCCTGGTCGACTTCAACCGCGGCGGCGTGCCGCTGCTCGAGATCGTCAGCGAGCCCGACATGCGCAGCCCGGCCGAAGCGGGCGCCTACCTGCGCGCGCTGCGCTCGATCCTCCAGTATCTCGAGATCTGCGACGGCAACATGGAGGAAGGCAGCTTCCGCTGCGACGCGAACTGCTCCGTCCGCCGCATCGGCGACCGCACGCTCGGCACGAAGGTCGAGATCAAGAACATGAACTCGTTCCGCAACGTCGAGCGTGCCGTCGACTTCGAGCTCGCGCGCCAGGTGCAGGCGCTCCAGCAGGGCGAAGCGCTGCACCAGGAGACGCGGCTGTGGGACCCCGACCGCAGCGAGACGCGCTCGATGCGCAGCAAGGAATCGGCGCACGACTACCGCTACTTCCCCGAGCCGGACCTGCGCCCGCTCGTCGTCGACGCCGCCTGGGTCGACGCCGTCCGCGCCGCGCTGCCCGAGCTGCCGCCCGCGCGCCGGCAGCGCTTCGAGGCGGCACACGGTCTCTCGGCCTACGACGCCGACGTGCTCACGCAGCGCAAGGACGTCGCGGACTATTTCGAGGCGATGGTGGCAGCCGGCGCCGGCGCGAAGGACGCGGCGAACTGGATCACCACCGAGCTGCTGCGCATCGTGCGCGAGCAGAAGCTCGACGACGCCCTCGTGATTCGCGAATGGCCGATCGCGCCCACCCGACTGGCGGCGCTCGCCCGCCTGGTCGAGGGCGGCACGATCAACCGCAACACCGCGAAGGGTCTGCTGCCGCGTCTGCTCGGGACCGACGTCGATCCGGCCGCGCTCGTCGCTGCGGAAGGCCTGGCACAGGTGAGCGACCGGGACGCGTTGGACCGAGCGGTACGTGACGTGCTCGCGCGTCATCCCGAGCAGGTGGAGCAGTTCCGCAGCGGCAAGGAGAAGGTGCTCGGCTTCCTCGTCGGTCAGGTGATGAAGACGACCGGCGGGAAGGCGAACCCACAGGTCGTGCAGCAGCTCCTGCGCGCTGCCCTCTCGTCGTAG
- the serS gene encoding serine--tRNA ligase, with protein MLDIRTIRAEPDRVKAELAKVGTPPEQVDALLEADRRRREVLHAVETLRAERTAASKRIGALADKAEREQAIAAQREVGGRLEAAEAAVEPAEAEFERQMLLLPNLPHPDVPVGADDGANVVVREEGTKRTYDFTPLPHWDLGVRLGILDFERGVKISGSRFYVLRGMGARLQRALIAWMLDLHTREHGYTEIYPPAMVKGECLVGTGNLPKFADTLYHDAEEDFWWVPTAEVPVTNLHREEILDAARLPIHYVAYTPCFRRERMSAGRDVRGIKRGHQFDKVELVKLVRPEDSDAELLRLLDDAEDVCRRLELPYRIVQMCTGDLSFQAAMKYDVEIWSPGCAEWLEVSSCSNMRDFQARRAQIRYRAGAGAKPELVHTLNGSGLALPRVLLAVLETYQRSDGSVTVPEVLRPYVGADAIAAQAPH; from the coding sequence ATGCTCGACATCCGCACGATCCGCGCCGAGCCCGATCGGGTGAAGGCCGAGCTGGCCAAGGTGGGCACCCCACCCGAGCAGGTCGACGCGCTCCTCGAGGCCGATCGCCGGCGCCGCGAGGTGCTGCACGCCGTCGAGACGCTGCGTGCGGAGCGCACCGCCGCCTCGAAGCGCATCGGCGCCCTCGCGGACAAGGCGGAGCGCGAGCAGGCGATCGCGGCGCAGCGCGAGGTGGGCGGCCGTCTCGAGGCGGCCGAGGCCGCGGTCGAGCCCGCCGAGGCCGAGTTCGAGCGGCAGATGCTGCTGCTGCCGAACCTGCCGCATCCCGACGTCCCCGTCGGCGCCGACGACGGCGCCAACGTCGTCGTGCGCGAGGAGGGCACGAAGCGCACCTACGACTTCACGCCGCTGCCGCACTGGGACCTCGGCGTGCGGCTCGGCATCCTCGACTTCGAGCGCGGCGTGAAGATCAGCGGCAGCCGCTTCTACGTCCTGCGCGGCATGGGCGCGCGTCTCCAGCGGGCCCTCATCGCCTGGATGCTCGACCTGCACACGCGCGAGCACGGCTACACCGAGATCTACCCGCCGGCGATGGTGAAGGGCGAGTGCCTCGTCGGCACCGGCAACCTGCCGAAGTTCGCGGACACGCTCTATCACGACGCCGAAGAGGATTTCTGGTGGGTGCCCACGGCCGAGGTGCCGGTGACGAACCTGCATCGCGAGGAGATCCTCGACGCCGCACGGCTGCCCATCCACTACGTCGCCTACACGCCGTGCTTCCGGCGCGAGCGGATGTCGGCGGGGCGGGACGTGCGCGGCATCAAGCGCGGCCACCAGTTCGACAAGGTCGAGCTCGTGAAGCTGGTTCGGCCCGAGGATTCCGACGCCGAGCTGCTGCGCCTCCTCGACGACGCCGAGGACGTCTGCCGGCGGCTCGAGCTGCCGTACCGCATCGTCCAGATGTGCACCGGCGACCTCTCGTTCCAGGCGGCGATGAAGTACGACGTCGAGATATGGTCGCCGGGCTGCGCGGAGTGGCTCGAGGTGAGCTCCTGCTCCAACATGCGCGACTTCCAGGCGCGGCGCGCGCAGATCCGCTACCGCGCCGGTGCCGGGGCGAAGCCCGAGCTGGTGCACACGCTGAACGGCTCGGGGCTGGCGCTGCCGCGCGTGCTGCTCGCGGTGCTCGAGACCTACCAGCGGTCCGACGGCAGCGTCACCGTGCCGGAGGTGCTGCGGCCCTACGTCGGCGCCGACGCCATCGCGGCGCAGGCGCCGCACTGA